In the Chlorobium limicola DSM 245 genome, one interval contains:
- a CDS encoding MbcA/ParS/Xre antitoxin family protein, whose amino-acid sequence MPNAVQSQPESRAAVLSKAVCNAAGYLGLANLKLAKILGLSPATISRLNAGTYLLATDRKEWEFAILLVRLFRSLDSISGGSPETAKAWLQSDNLALAGKKPVELIESTEGLVHVVTYLDASRAIV is encoded by the coding sequence ATGCCGAACGCAGTACAGTCTCAACCCGAAAGCCGTGCAGCAGTGCTTTCGAAGGCGGTTTGCAATGCGGCCGGTTATCTCGGCCTCGCAAATCTGAAGCTTGCGAAAATACTCGGGCTGAGCCCTGCAACGATCAGCCGCCTCAATGCCGGTACGTACCTGCTTGCGACAGACAGAAAAGAGTGGGAGTTCGCGATACTGCTTGTCCGGCTGTTCCGGTCGCTCGACTCGATTAGCGGCGGTTCACCGGAAACGGCAAAAGCATGGCTGCAGAGCGATAACCTTGCCCTTGCCGGGAAAAAACCCGTCGAACTGATCGAATCAACCGAAGGACTCGTGCATGTCGTTACCTATCTGGACGCCAGCAGAGCTATCGTCTGA